A window from Mycobacterium saskatchewanense encodes these proteins:
- a CDS encoding citrate synthase 2, whose product MTVVPENFVPGLEGVVAFTTEIAEPDKNGGALRYRGVDIQDLVNQQVTFGDVWALLVDGKFGHGLPPAEPFPLPIHTGDVRVDVQAGLAMLAPIWGYKPLLDTDEAVARNQLARASVMALSYVAQSARGIYQPAVPQRVIDECPTVTARFMTRWQGEPDPRHVEAIDAYWVSAAEHGMNASTFTARVIASTGADVAAALSGAIGAMSGPLHGGAPARVLPMIEEVERTGDARALVKGILDRGEKLMGFGHRVYRAEDPRARVLRATAERLGAPRHEVAVALEQAALAELRERRPDRAIETNVEFWAAVILDFARVPANMMPAMFTCGRTAGWCAHILEQKRLGKLVRPSAIYVGPGPRSPEAVEGWDRVLTHA is encoded by the coding sequence ATGACTGTGGTTCCCGAGAATTTCGTGCCCGGACTGGAGGGCGTGGTCGCTTTCACGACCGAAATCGCCGAGCCGGACAAGAACGGCGGCGCGCTGCGCTACCGCGGCGTCGACATCCAGGACCTGGTGAACCAGCAGGTCACCTTCGGCGACGTCTGGGCGTTGCTGGTCGACGGCAAGTTCGGCCACGGGCTGCCCCCCGCCGAGCCGTTCCCGTTGCCGATTCACACGGGTGATGTCCGAGTCGACGTGCAGGCCGGGCTGGCGATGCTGGCGCCGATCTGGGGCTACAAGCCGCTCCTGGACACCGACGAGGCCGTCGCCCGCAATCAGCTGGCCCGGGCATCGGTGATGGCCCTGTCGTACGTGGCGCAGTCGGCGCGCGGCATCTACCAACCGGCGGTCCCGCAGCGGGTCATCGACGAATGCCCAACGGTGACGGCGCGTTTCATGACCCGATGGCAGGGCGAGCCGGACCCGCGGCACGTGGAGGCGATTGACGCGTACTGGGTGTCGGCCGCGGAGCACGGTATGAACGCCTCGACGTTCACCGCCCGTGTTATCGCCTCGACTGGAGCGGACGTCGCGGCGGCGCTGTCGGGAGCGATCGGCGCGATGAGCGGACCGCTGCACGGCGGGGCGCCCGCGCGGGTCCTGCCGATGATCGAAGAGGTCGAGCGCACCGGTGACGCGCGCGCCCTGGTCAAGGGCATCCTCGACCGCGGTGAGAAGTTGATGGGATTCGGGCACCGGGTCTACCGGGCGGAGGACCCCCGCGCGCGGGTGCTGCGCGCCACCGCCGAGCGGCTGGGCGCACCCCGCCACGAGGTCGCGGTCGCGCTGGAACAGGCTGCCTTGGCCGAGTTGCGGGAGCGTCGTCCGGACCGGGCCATCGAGACCAATGTCGAATTCTGGGCCGCCGTGATCCTGGACTTCGCCCGGGTGCCGGCCAACATGATGCCCGCGATGTTTACCTGTGGACGCACCGCGGGCTGGTGCGCGCACATCCTCGAGCAGAAGCGGCTGGGCAAGTTGGTCCGCCCGTCCGCGATCTACGTGGGCCCCGGCCCGCGCAGCCCGGAAGCCGTCGAAGGCTGGGACCGGGTCCTCACTCACGCCTGA
- a CDS encoding VOC family protein, whose product MAINVEPAVSPHLVVDDAAAAIDFYVQAFGAEELGRVPRADGKLVNAAVRINGSMVMLNDDFPETCGGTSMTPKSLGGSPVTIHLTVTDVDAKFQRAIDAGATVVVPLEDQFWGDRYGVVVDPFGHRWSLGQPVREVGYDEIQAAMSCM is encoded by the coding sequence ATGGCGATCAACGTCGAGCCCGCAGTATCACCGCACCTGGTCGTGGATGACGCGGCCGCGGCGATCGACTTCTACGTCCAGGCCTTCGGGGCCGAGGAGCTGGGCCGCGTTCCTCGCGCCGACGGCAAACTGGTCAACGCCGCGGTGCGCATCAACGGGTCCATGGTCATGCTCAACGATGACTTTCCCGAGACCTGTGGCGGAACGTCGATGACACCCAAATCACTGGGCGGTAGCCCGGTGACCATCCATCTCACGGTGACCGATGTGGACGCCAAGTTCCAGCGGGCAATCGACGCCGGCGCCACGGTGGTCGTCCCGCTTGAGGACCAGTTCTGGGGCGACCGCTACGGCGTGGTCGTTGACCCGTTCGGCCACCGGTGGTCGCTCGGGCAGCCGGTCCGCGAGGTCGGCTACGACGAGATCCAGGCCGCGATGTCCTGTATGTAG
- a CDS encoding 4Fe-4S binding protein, which yields MPHVITQSCCNDGSCVFACPVNCIHPTPDEPGFATSEMLYIDPVACVDCGACVSACPVGAIAPDSRLDAKQLPFAEINASFYPERPEGVKLPPTSKLAPVIPAAEVHARRRPLTVAIVGSGPAAMYAADELLTQHGVFVNVFEKLPTPYGLVRAGVAPDHQNTKRVTRLFDRVAAHRRFRFYLNVEVGRHLSHADLLAHHHAVVYAVGAPDDRRLVVEGMGLPGTGTATELVAWINGHPEFTDLPVDLSHERAVIIGNGNVALDVARLLTTDPAELGHTDISDHALAAFTGSRVREVVVAARRGPAHSAFTLPELIGLTGHSEVVLDAADHERVARDLAVAPDALTRQKLEVLSTLGDASVPPSRPRIRLAYQLTPDRVLGERRATGVRFSITGTGQPRDLEAGLVLTSIGYRGKRIADLPFDEAAGVVPNHDGRVVDPGSGQPVPGAYVAGWIKRGPTGFIGTNKSCSLQTVHALVGDFNSGELADPVGKPEALDKLVRARRPDAVDSSGWRAIDAAEIARGAAEGRPRNKFSDIADMLAAAAAAPPEPAPPLRRRLLARLGDR from the coding sequence ATGCCGCACGTTATTACCCAGTCGTGCTGCAACGACGGGTCCTGTGTCTTTGCGTGCCCGGTGAACTGTATTCACCCGACACCGGACGAGCCGGGCTTCGCGACCTCGGAGATGCTCTATATCGATCCGGTGGCCTGCGTGGACTGCGGTGCCTGCGTGAGCGCCTGCCCGGTGGGCGCGATCGCGCCCGACAGCCGGCTGGATGCCAAGCAGCTACCGTTCGCGGAGATCAACGCTTCGTTCTATCCCGAGCGGCCCGAAGGCGTGAAGCTGCCGCCGACTTCGAAGCTGGCGCCGGTGATCCCGGCCGCCGAGGTGCATGCCCGCCGCCGACCCCTGACCGTGGCCATCGTAGGCTCCGGGCCGGCCGCGATGTATGCGGCCGACGAACTGCTCACCCAGCACGGCGTGTTCGTGAACGTCTTCGAAAAGCTGCCCACGCCATACGGATTGGTGCGCGCCGGGGTGGCGCCCGACCATCAGAACACCAAGCGGGTCACTCGGCTGTTCGACCGGGTGGCCGCCCATCGCCGCTTCCGGTTCTACCTCAACGTCGAGGTGGGCCGGCACCTGAGCCACGCCGACCTGTTGGCCCATCACCACGCCGTGGTGTACGCGGTGGGCGCGCCCGACGACCGGCGCCTCGTTGTCGAAGGGATGGGTCTTCCGGGCACGGGAACCGCCACCGAGCTGGTCGCCTGGATCAACGGCCATCCCGAGTTCACCGATTTGCCAGTCGATCTCAGCCACGAGCGGGCGGTTATCATCGGCAACGGCAACGTCGCGCTCGACGTGGCCCGCTTACTCACCACCGACCCGGCCGAGCTTGGCCACACCGACATCTCCGACCACGCGTTGGCCGCATTCACCGGCTCCCGGGTCCGGGAAGTGGTGGTCGCGGCCCGGCGCGGGCCCGCCCACTCGGCCTTCACCCTGCCGGAACTAATCGGGCTGACGGGCCACTCCGAGGTCGTCCTCGACGCCGCCGACCACGAGCGGGTGGCTCGTGATCTGGCGGTGGCTCCCGATGCACTCACACGGCAAAAGTTGGAGGTCTTGAGCACGCTCGGCGACGCCTCGGTGCCGCCCTCGCGCCCCCGCATCCGGCTGGCGTACCAACTCACACCGGATCGCGTGCTGGGGGAGCGACGGGCCACCGGCGTGCGGTTCTCCATCACCGGCACCGGGCAGCCGCGCGACCTGGAGGCCGGGCTGGTGTTGACGTCGATCGGCTACCGCGGCAAGAGGATTGCCGACCTCCCCTTCGACGAGGCGGCGGGCGTCGTCCCGAACCACGACGGGCGTGTCGTCGATCCGGGTTCCGGTCAACCGGTCCCCGGTGCCTATGTCGCGGGATGGATCAAGCGCGGACCGACGGGGTTCATCGGCACCAACAAGTCGTGCTCGTTGCAGACCGTGCACGCCCTGGTCGGTGACTTCAACTCCGGCGAGCTGGCCGATCCCGTCGGCAAGCCCGAGGCCCTGGACAAGCTGGTGCGGGCGCGCCGTCCCGACGCCGTCGACTCCAGCGGATGGCGTGCCATTGACGCCGCCGAGATCGCGAGAGGCGCCGCCGAAGGACGGCCGCGCAACAAGTTCAGCGACATCGCCGACATGTTGGCCGCCGCAGCGGCCGCGCCCCCAGAGCCGGCGCCGCCCCTGCGACGCCGGCTGCTGGCCCGGTTGGGTGACAGGTAG
- a CDS encoding AurF N-oxygenase family protein — translation MARTRMVRRWRRNMEVRDDAEYVNMLATLSEGSVRRNFNPYTDIDWESAEYAVTENDPRWILPTTDPLGRHPWYQAQSEERKIKIGMWRQANVAKVGLHFESILIRGLMNYTFWVPNGSPEYRYCLHESVEECNHTMMFQEMVNRVGADVPGMPRVLRWLSPLVPLVAGPLPVAFFIGVLAGEEPIDHTQKNVLREGKSLHPIMERVMAIHVAEEARHISFAHEFLRRRLPQLTKRQRFWTALYLPLTMKTLCRAIVVPPKAFWEEFDIPREVKEELFFRSPESRKWLSDMFADVRMLAHDTGLMETRSARLMWRLCKIDGKPSRYRSEPQRQHLAVSAA, via the coding sequence ATGGCCAGGACGCGAATGGTTCGACGTTGGCGGCGCAACATGGAGGTCCGCGACGACGCCGAATACGTGAACATGCTTGCCACACTGTCCGAGGGGTCGGTGCGGCGGAACTTCAATCCCTACACCGACATCGACTGGGAATCAGCGGAATACGCGGTGACCGAGAACGATCCGCGGTGGATCCTGCCGACAACCGACCCATTGGGCCGCCACCCCTGGTACCAGGCCCAGTCGGAGGAACGCAAGATCAAGATCGGCATGTGGCGACAGGCCAACGTCGCAAAGGTCGGCCTGCACTTCGAGTCGATCCTGATCCGCGGCCTCATGAACTACACCTTCTGGGTCCCGAACGGATCGCCGGAATACCGGTACTGCCTGCACGAGTCGGTCGAAGAGTGCAACCACACCATGATGTTCCAGGAGATGGTCAACCGCGTCGGCGCGGACGTCCCGGGGATGCCGCGGGTGCTGCGTTGGCTGTCGCCCCTGGTTCCGTTGGTGGCCGGGCCGCTGCCGGTGGCATTCTTCATCGGGGTGCTCGCGGGCGAGGAGCCGATCGACCACACGCAGAAAAACGTTCTGCGCGAAGGTAAATCGCTGCACCCGATCATGGAGCGGGTGATGGCGATCCACGTGGCCGAGGAGGCCCGGCATATCTCGTTCGCGCACGAGTTCCTACGCCGCCGCCTGCCGCAGCTAACCAAGCGGCAGCGGTTCTGGACGGCGCTGTACCTGCCGCTGACGATGAAGACCCTGTGTCGGGCGATCGTTGTGCCGCCCAAGGCGTTTTGGGAGGAATTCGACATCCCGCGCGAGGTCAAGGAGGAGCTCTTCTTCCGCTCGCCGGAGTCGCGGAAGTGGTTGAGCGACATGTTCGCCGACGTCCGAATGCTTGCCCACGACACCGGCCTGATGGAAACTCGTTCCGCCCGGCTGATGTGGCGGCTCTGCAAGATCGACGGCAAGCCGTCGCGCTACCGCAGCGAGCCGCAACGCCAGCACCTGGCCGTGTCCGCCGCATAG